The genomic region TCTATGGAAATTTCATTTACTAAAATGAGTTTTCCCTGTGAAATTTTTTCAATTTCTTGTAGAGATAAGGATAATTTGAATTTCTTCATACAAAATTAATAGGGATTATTTTCCACTCTCTTCATCAAGTTTGTCCATCACAAGCTGGGTGATGTCATGTTCCGGTTTGGCATAAAGGATACTTTCACCTTGCATTGAATTGAGAACCATATCATATCCATAATCTTCTGCAACAGTATTTATTGCGTTTACGATCTTATCGCTGATAGGTTTGATCAATTCATTTTGTCTTTCGAGAGCTTTGTTTCGTAACAGCTCTGCTTTTTGATAATATTCGCGTTGTCTTTGGTTGATGAGTGCCATCTTTTCTTCTTTACGTTTTTCGGTTACCATAGGGGGAAGATTGTCATATTCTTCTTGAAGTTGTGCAATTTCTTGTTCCATATCCGTAAGTTCTTGTTGCCACTGTCCCGCTTCTTTATTGAATTGTTCCTCAGCCTGAACTTTTTCGGGGAATTCATTATAGATTTTGTACATATCACAGTAAGCAATTTTATAATCACCAGCGAATAAGCCGGTTGCTATTAATGTGATAATGATTAGGGCAATTAATTTCTTTTGCATTTATACTCCTGTTTCTAATTTTTTATATTTAAAAGGTTGTTCCGAACTGGAAATGGAATTTCCATTTGTTATTTGTTGTTCTGTCAAATCCGTAGGCATAATCAAAACCCATAAGTCCCATCGGAGTCATAATTCTCACGCCGAGTCCTGCTCCTTTTTTCAGTTCCTGAACATTTATTTTCGAGAAATGAATATATGAATTTCCCGCATCGAAAAATGCTACTCCCACCACCTGATCACCGGAAATGGGAAAAGTTATATCGGACGATATTATCAATTCGGCGTTTGCACCATCAGAATTTTCCGGTATAATGCTTCTGTCATCATATCCTCTTATACCGTCGGGGCCGATTCCACCAGGGTAAAATTTTTCATCGAGAGGTACATCATCAGTCGAGCCAAAAGCGGATATATATCCCATTCGCCATTTTGTTCCGAGGGCAAATTTCCAGAAGAGTGGGATATACCAATTAGATTGAACTATTTCTTTGAAATAATTCACGTTTCCACCGATAAATCCGCCAGCAAGTTCGGAATATGACTGAAGCAGCGAACCTTGGCTTGGTCGGTAAATATTATTTCTACTATCTCTTTCGAGAGAGATGTATCCGTTGCTGGTAATTTTTTTTCCCTCATCAACCAAGTTCTGCACTACATCAATTACATCATAACCATCATCCAAGATGCTGTATTCTTTTTGAGTAATAGAATATCCTGTTGTGAATCGGGCATAATTGATAAAAGGAATACTTGTCCCAAATCGTAATCCTCCCCCAGTTTTTGTTACGGTGTAATTATAGTCGCTCCAATCATTTTTTGTGTGAAACACATCGCATCCCACGAGCATATTTCTGTTGAAAAAATATGGATTAGTGAAACTGATACTATAATTTTGTTTTGAACCGCTAAATTCCCACTTCAGTTTGAGCTGTAATGCTTTGCCTAAAATATTATTATGCTCAACCGAGACAAAACCGGTAAAATTATTCGTTTGATCATAATTAACACCGAAGTTTGCGTTCCCCGAAATTTTATCCTCTAAAGTAAATATCAGGTCAATATCACCTACATCGTTGATCGGCTGATAATCCAAGCCCATATTGGGTGTAAAAAAGCCAAGGTTGTAAATATTTCTTTGAGAACGCTGGATAAGTGACTGGCGAAAATAATCTCCGGGTGTGATAGCCAATTTTCTTCGAATAACGCTTTCACGAGTTTTTTGGTTACCGGTAATTTTGATTTTTCTTACTTTTGCTCTAGTGTTTTCATTTATATGAAGAGTAAGGAAGAGGGAATCCGCTTCTGTTTTAGTTTCCTGATTTATTATTGAATAGATATAACCATCCTCATAATACATCATGCGAATAGAGTTTAGCTTTTTATCGAATTCTTCCTGGTTGAAAATTTCACCCGATTTTATTTTCAATTCATTTTTTAAAACATTATCGGAAAATCTGGAATTGCCTGAAATATCTACTGAAGAGATCCGATACTGTCTGCCTTCATAAAGCTCAATTGTAATAATTAGATAACCATCGTCATCATATTGTTTTGTCCAATCCAAAACCTCTGCGTTGATGAAACCTTTAGATTTGAAATAGTCGGTAATACGAACAAGGTCTTCGTCAAATTTTTCCAATTTGAATTCGCCGGAACGCAAAAATCCCTTTTCGTGTGTTTTCATGATTTTTCGCAATTTTTTACTAGAAATCTTTTCGTTACCGGAAAATATGATTTTATCTATTTTTACTTTTTTCCCCTCATCAATAATGATATTTAGATTTAATCTGTTATTAGAAAGGGGATTTTTCTTAAAATCGAGGGATGCCAATCTGTAACCTTTTTCTCTATACAAATCTAAAATCTTGTTTGAAATAGTGAATTCTTCTTTCGGAGACCAATATTCACCGCTACTAACATCTACTACTTCCAGAATTTTAGTTTTCTTTATTTTCTTATTCCCGGAAATACTTATTTTGTTAAGAATAGGGAATTCAACCACAGCGATAACAAGTTTTACACCTGAATCAGAGACAGTTTGGTTTATTTTTATATCTTTAAATAAGTGGAGTTTGAAAAGGTTTTTTATAGCTGACTTAATATCTTCTTTGTCATAGATATTCCCTTGGCTAAGACCTGCTATCGAGATAATTAATGAAGAAGAGACATTGACGTTTCCTTGCACTTCAATATCTGTAATATAATCATAATTATCTACTGCAAAGCAAAATTCAATAACAAAGAGAAAAAGTAAAATAAATAGGGTTGACTTAAATTTCATTTAATAAATACTCACAATTCTTTATATTTTTAGATTATACAAATTTTTTAGTAAGGAATATTTTAGTAAAGTTTTTCAGTTTAGAAATTGATATAAGCTTCCAAAGTGATTCTCTGGATATCTTCATTTAAAATGGGCGAGTATCTATACATATACAAAAAACGCATATTCCAGGGAAGATCATAACGAAGGGTTATTTGATGCTGTAGCCCGTAATCAACTTCATCGGAGAACGTCAATCCTTTTTGGATAGTTGCTTTATAATCAACGTACCAGTCTCGGGTTATGTATTTTCCCATATCAAATGAAAGGTCATCAAGAATGATGTCTCTGCCCCAATATTTCAAGTCAGTTGAAGAGGTAGCATCCACATTTTGTTCATCAAAAAAATCTTCTTGGCTCGAAATCAGGCCACTTTTTTTTACTAAATTTTTCATAAATCCGGTTTTAACTCTGAAAAAATCCAGTCCGAGAAATTTTCTCACTGCTCCTTCAAATGGCGACAAAAAAGGAGAGATTAGCATATTACCCAGTTCATCGCTCGCCAAGTAGATTACTTCATCTTTGGCTAAGGCATTCTTTTCTTCATTATCCAATTCAGTATAATCTCTGCCATAATGCAATTTTGAAAGAATACTCAACATTGTGCCGTCATCTTTGCCATCGCTTGTCATCCAAACCTTTACTTTTCCATAAGCATCTGTGCCGATATTATCACCGTTATTTTCATTGTCGGTAGATTTGAGCCAAAGGGTAATGATAGATCCATCTGCAGTTTTTTTCTCAAATTCAGCATCAATTAAAATTTTATCGCTATTTTTAGTGGTTGACACAGTAACCTCTTTTGCTCGAAAAGTTTCGCCAAACAATCTCATGTCACCGGTTTGAGAATGTAAATCGAAAGAAAGTTGGAAAATATCCTCATTGGGATTTATAAACATTTTAATATAATCACCTTGGTCAACTCTTAGATTAAGGGGTGGATCAACATACCAAATATTTTTTTGAAAAACTAAATTAATATCAAAAGCTAAGTTATCGAATATGTTTTTGTTGTTTGAAGATTTTTTTTTATTTGCTTTTTTACCCGTAACAGTTCCGTTTGAGAAAAGAACTTTTCCCATAAATTTAAGATTGTCGTTTTCTTTATAGATTCTAAAATATTTATCTTGGAAGCCACTCACTTTTACTTCAGCAATTGATTTTTCCGGGGTATATTCTGGTAAATGAAATCCAATACCTTTTTCCGATGTGGTGATGAGCAAAGTTCCCAAATTCAGATTTCCCAAGATTATATCAGAAAAATTTTTCCCAATATTATTTGTAATGGTCATCTCACCCTTTCGCATTTTAAATGATGAATGCAGATCGGATACAATATTTTCTGATAAAGTGCAATGGAAATTCAAATCGCGAACGGTTTCCGGTTGCCCTTTTATATTCATCTTACCGTTATTTAACGATAAGGAGCCGCTTTGGAAACTGGGTCCGTTTTCCCCTGAAGCAAGGAGTAAGTGTAAATTAGTTCGGCTTTCACAATTGGAAATATTGTCGGTATATGCGGATAGAATGTCCAGTACATCTCCACTGAAATCAAGGCTTATACCATCGGATTTATCATAAAATTTTTGGGTAAATATGTTAAAACTGTATTTTCCTCGTGCGGATAGATCGAATAAATTCTTTCGGGAAATATTCATTTCGTTTAGATATAAAGTCTTGCTGTCCTGAAAAACTTGGATATTTGCGTTGTCAAATCTTGTGTTAAAAATTTTGCCATTTTCAAGTCTTGAATTAAAAAGCAATTTTGGAGAAGATAATGTGCCGGTGATCAGGAATGAATAATTTGCATTAAATTGTAGAAAATCTGTTTGTGTGAAATCAGTGGAATTCACATTGTTACCTGCTCCCCAAATATCAATTTTATAAGGTTTTTCCAAAGAAATTTTTCCATTTCCCGTAAGCATTTTTTTATTGCTGCTTTTTATATTGAAATCTGTAATTCTAAAAATTGTATCGTTCAAACATAAGAATATTTGCGAATTAAGGCTTTCAACCTGATCACTAAATTTTAGTGAGTCAATTTCAAATTCACCGTTAATGCAATGATTGGATTTGTCAGTTTCAATTTTTCCATTTATAAATCCTTGAAAATTAAATTTTTCCGGAATAATGTTCAAGGGTTTTAATTGATCAAAAGTTATGCGGGACATATTCACAAACCCTTGCGATTCGGTGAATTCTATTTTTTTATTTGCGAAAAATAAACAAAATTTTGCATCAATCTGGTCATTTATCTTCAAATTTTTTATATTTAACGAATCTCTTCCTTTTTCAGCATCAAGGCAGATTGTGAATGTTTTGCCATTAAGATATAAGGAATCGGAATTTACGGAAAAAGTAGCTGGTTTGTTTACCAAATGAAATGAATAATTTCCCTTAGCCGTCAATTTTCCTTTTACGGATTTGTTAAACCTATCAGGGAATTCGATATCTGCTGAAAAGTAAATATTTTTTTTCTCCATTTTCACTTTGAAATCAGATGAAATGATGGGATCATAATCCTCTATAAAGGAAGGAGATTTTTGCAATAACTTATTCAGATGTAAGTTTTGGGTGGACATCCTTAACTCCAACAAAGGCGAATGGAAGATGTTTATATATTTTCCTTGAATTTTCACAGCATCGTTTTTGTCGGAAAAGGTAAAGTTCAGATTGTCATTTTTATAGTCCACATTCCCATTCAGATCGTCAAAATTGAGGATTTGGGGAGCGTAATAGATATTTGTGATGTTTGCTTGAATATGAGGGTTTTCTATGTTTGAGGTAATATTTATCACAAAAGAGCTACTTGCTGTTTTATCGGCAAACTTTGTCTGAAAATCCGGAGCATTCAATTGAATATTAATATTTGAGGAAGTGATTTTATCAGGTTGAATACCAATGTTTCCGGAAAAATTAATATCATTTTTCAAAAAATTCAAACTGCCATTAATGGAATCAATTCTGCTATTTTGGTAAATTCCATTATAGTTTAAGTCCTTAATGGTTTGAGAACGGAAAGCTAATTGAGAACTGCAGATCTGATGAGATATTGTTGGATTTGATAAGCGATTTCTGATTGAGCCTGAAAGAGATATTTCGCCTGTCAATTGTTTGTTAAAATTCCGTATATTGAAATAATTTGTAGAGAAATCAATTTTGGCAGTCCGATTTTTTGTAAGGATATTTTCAACTTTGCCTGTTAAAGCAACAATCGCATCCTTTATAAAAAACGAATTGATTTTATCAAAAAACAGATTCTTGTCTTTTAATGTTAGCGAAATTTCTTGACTGGTAATTTTCTGATTTTTCCATTCAACATCAATGTCCTTGATATTAACGAATCCGCTTTCGTGAATCGTTTGCAAATGAAAGGGAAATTCGAGAGAGAATTTTGCGCTATTTATCAGCAGGTCGTTAATTTTTAGGGGCGAGAAAGAGTATTTTTTGATAGAACATAAAAGTTCAACATCTTCATCCTTAAGAAAACCGGAAAATTTAATATCGCCGGTATCCTGCGAATTACGGGCTGAAAAATCCAGAAGATTTTTGGTCTTGATTTTTTTGATCGAAAGATTTATGTCTGTAAGAATTTCGTGGAATTTAGTATTATCGAGTTCGCTTTTAAAATCAATTTTACCATTGATTAGGGAAATGTCGGAAAAATAAAGAAGATATTTTCTGATTTTATTCCAATCAATTGGGTTGGTGTGTTTGCTTGGTTTTGTGTAATTTATTTCGATGTTTGGAGAGAAACAGGAAATTTCATCAATTGCTTTTTCGATGTGGAAGCCATTAAACACAAATCTCCAGAAATTAAAACCGAAGTATAATTGTATTGCGGAAAAGGAGTATTTGCCATCACGTTCTGTGATGCTGACATCAGAGAGTTGCAAAAATTTGGTTGTAGCATTTATATTACCGAATGAAATATCGGCATTATAAGTTTTGCCTATCGCAGCAGTTAATTTGTTGCTAACAATCCGATTCAGATTAACAATTTTTGGAAGGACTAACAAAAAAACGTTAATAGAAATCAGGATAATAATCGTGATGAGCAGCCACTTTTTTTTTCGCATTATTTTATAATTTTACTAATTTTCCTTGTTCGAGTCTGTAAGATGAATCAGTTCGTGAAGCGATTTGCTCATTGTGAGTAACTAACAACAATGAGGTTGAAAAATTGGTGTTAAGGTCGAAAAGGATTTCAAGCAAAATGTCCGAATGTTTTTTATCGAGACTTCCAGTGGGTTCATCTGCGAAAATAATTTCAGGATGATTTACCAAAGCACGTGCTACAGCCACTCTCTGCTGTTCGCCACCGCTCAATTGATTGGTGAAATGGTGTGAACGGTTATCCATTCGCAGTTTTTTGAGAATTGCCCGTGCTTCTTTTTTGCTTTTGTAAACAGATTCTCCGGCAATCATCATTGGTATTGCCACGTTTTCCAAAGTATCCAATTCCGGTAGTAAGTGATGAAATTGAAAAACAAATCCAATATGCTTGTTGCGGAAATTTGCAATTTTATTATCAGAAAATGACTTTATATCCTCATCTTTGAAATATATTGAACCTGAATCTGATTTATCCAATGTGCTGAGAATATGTAGAAGTGTGCTTTTTCCACTGCCGGAAAGTCCGGTTATGCTTACAATCGTGCCGGCTTTGAGTTCAAAATTCAAATCATTAAGCACAATTAATTTCTGTTGAGAATTTCCTTGAGAATATGTTTTTGTAATATTTTTTGCTGTAATTAACATTTTGCTCCAATCTGTCTAAAAGCCAAGTCCATGAATTACACAAATTTCACAAAGTTGAAATAGAAAATTAATTTGTGTCATTTGGTGAAATTAGTTGACGGATTCTATCTTTTTGTTTCATTTATAATGGAAACAACATCCATCTTTTTGATTCGTTTCAGGGGAACGGACGCTGAGACGAAAACGATTATACTTGCCACCGCAAAGATCAATAAATAATCAATAAAATGATTTTTTACAACCAACCGATCAATCATATAAACATCGCTTTGAATTTGAATGATATTTGTAACCGTTAGAATTTTAGCGAAAATGCTACCGCAAATCATACCCAATATTATGCCACTAAAACCAACCAAAATATTGCGGCTGAAAAAGATTGTTTGGACAATTTTATTTGTAGCACCCATAGATTTGAGAATGCCAATCTCTTTTCTTCGATCAAAAATATTCATAATCAGAACACTCGTCAAACCAAAACCGGCAACAATTACAATGAGGGCAATGATGATGAAAATCACCCACTTTTCCAATTCCAACATGCTAAACAGATTTTTATTCATTGATTTCCAATCGGATGTGTAAAATGGAAAAGAGAGATTTTGCCTTATTGAATCTGCAATTTCGGGTGAATATTCAATCTGATCCGGAGTTAGCCTGATAGAAATACCGCTAAAAGTATTTCCAATATCCAAGAAATTTTGGATTGTATTCATATTGATAAAGACAAGCGAGTTATCAAATTCATACATTCCTGAGGAGAAAATTCCGGAAACGCAGACTTTAATCGTTTTTGGAATCATTCCCGCAAGGCTCATATTTGCATTTAAGGGTGAGATCAATGAAATCGTATCACCCACTTCAGCATGAAGTCTTTTCGCAATTTTATCTCCGATAACAATATTTTTTCCTTGTGAATTAAAAGAACCCTCAGTTAAGTATTGTTGGAACTGTGTTACTTCGCATTCTTTTTCATAATTTATTCCTCGTAAAATTATTCCGGCAATATAATCATCGTTACTACTCATACATTCCGAATAAATGTAAGGAGCATAGGACTGAACCGAGCTGGTCGAATCCAGCATTGTTTCAATTTTCTCATATTCGAAATCTTCGATGAGTTCATTCTCGTACTTCATTATGTAAATGTGTGAATTTACTCCAATGATAATATCCTGAATGACATTTTGATATCCGCTGAATAATCCGAGTGAAACCGTTAATGCCATTACTCCGATCGTGATACCGAGAATGGAAATAAGGGAGTTAAAAGAAAAAAAGTCCTTTTTTCCGGATAATGAGAAATATTTTTTTAGAAAAAAATTTGATAATTTCATTTAGAATGATTTTTTGGGATTCAGCCCAAATTCTACAGGATAGTGAATTTTTGGAGTTAGAGTTCCAAAATTCTTCGGAACGCTAAAACCATTGAATCTTTTGTGGTAAAT from Candidatus Cloacimonadota bacterium harbors:
- a CDS encoding OmpH family outer membrane protein — its product is MQKKLIALIIITLIATGLFAGDYKIAYCDMYKIYNEFPEKVQAEEQFNKEAGQWQQELTDMEQEIAQLQEEYDNLPPMVTEKRKEEKMALINQRQREYYQKAELLRNKALERQNELIKPISDKIVNAINTVAEDYGYDMVLNSMQGESILYAKPEHDITQLVMDKLDEESGK
- a CDS encoding ABC transporter ATP-binding protein, yielding MLITAKNITKTYSQGNSQQKLIVLNDLNFELKAGTIVSITGLSGSGKSTLLHILSTLDKSDSGSIYFKDEDIKSFSDNKIANFRNKHIGFVFQFHHLLPELDTLENVAIPMMIAGESVYKSKKEARAILKKLRMDNRSHHFTNQLSGGEQQRVAVARALVNHPEIIFADEPTGSLDKKHSDILLEILFDLNTNFSTSLLLVTHNEQIASRTDSSYRLEQGKLVKL
- a CDS encoding ABC transporter permease, translating into MKLSNFFLKKYFSLSGKKDFFSFNSLISILGITIGVMALTVSLGLFSGYQNVIQDIIIGVNSHIYIMKYENELIEDFEYEKIETMLDSTSSVQSYAPYIYSECMSSNDDYIAGIILRGINYEKECEVTQFQQYLTEGSFNSQGKNIVIGDKIAKRLHAEVGDTISLISPLNANMSLAGMIPKTIKVCVSGIFSSGMYEFDNSLVFINMNTIQNFLDIGNTFSGISIRLTPDQIEYSPEIADSIRQNLSFPFYTSDWKSMNKNLFSMLELEKWVIFIIIALIVIVAGFGLTSVLIMNIFDRRKEIGILKSMGATNKIVQTIFFSRNILVGFSGIILGMICGSIFAKILTVTNIIQIQSDVYMIDRLVVKNHFIDYLLIFAVASIIVFVSASVPLKRIKKMDVVSIINETKR
- the bamA gene encoding outer membrane protein assembly factor BamA translates to MKFKSTLFILLFLFVIEFCFAVDNYDYITDIEVQGNVNVSSSLIISIAGLSQGNIYDKEDIKSAIKNLFKLHLFKDIKINQTVSDSGVKLVIAVVEFPILNKISISGNKKIKKTKILEVVDVSSGEYWSPKEEFTISNKILDLYREKGYRLASLDFKKNPLSNNRLNLNIIIDEGKKVKIDKIIFSGNEKISSKKLRKIMKTHEKGFLRSGEFKLEKFDEDLVRITDYFKSKGFINAEVLDWTKQYDDDGYLIITIELYEGRQYRISSVDISGNSRFSDNVLKNELKIKSGEIFNQEEFDKKLNSIRMMYYEDGYIYSIINQETKTEADSLFLTLHINENTRAKVRKIKITGNQKTRESVIRRKLAITPGDYFRQSLIQRSQRNIYNLGFFTPNMGLDYQPINDVGDIDLIFTLEDKISGNANFGVNYDQTNNFTGFVSVEHNNILGKALQLKLKWEFSGSKQNYSISFTNPYFFNRNMLVGCDVFHTKNDWSDYNYTVTKTGGGLRFGTSIPFINYARFTTGYSITQKEYSILDDGYDVIDVVQNLVDEGKKITSNGYISLERDSRNNIYRPSQGSLLQSYSELAGGFIGGNVNYFKEIVQSNWYIPLFWKFALGTKWRMGYISAFGSTDDVPLDEKFYPGGIGPDGIRGYDDRSIIPENSDGANAELIISSDITFPISGDQVVGVAFFDAGNSYIHFSKINVQELKKGAGLGVRIMTPMGLMGFDYAYGFDRTTNNKWKFHFQFGTTF